A genome region from Bremerella sp. JC817 includes the following:
- a CDS encoding site-specific DNA-methyltransferase has translation MPKLCRRGEKFHAIITDPPYSSGGLHMATRSASTSSKYQSSDAKKKHPDFLGDNRDQRSYLAWSMMWLSYCHELLVDRGIVCLFSDWRQLPTVSDALQGAGFIWQGVASWDKVNARPKLGGFRQQCEFIVWGSKGKAPGIGVSLPGSFRVSLVSGAKRVHAAQKPVELISEVCRCTMHHDAPKILDPFAGSGTTLLAARGLGIQAVGVEQSSEIAALAVNRIKTEIP, from the coding sequence TTGCCCAAGCTCTGTCGGCGTGGCGAGAAGTTTCACGCGATCATTACCGATCCTCCTTACTCAAGTGGCGGTTTGCATATGGCGACTCGCTCGGCGTCGACCAGCAGCAAATACCAATCGAGCGATGCCAAGAAGAAGCACCCTGACTTTCTCGGAGACAATCGCGACCAGCGATCCTATCTGGCATGGTCGATGATGTGGCTATCGTATTGCCACGAACTGTTGGTCGACCGAGGGATTGTGTGCCTGTTCAGCGATTGGCGGCAATTGCCCACGGTAAGCGACGCTTTGCAGGGAGCCGGTTTTATCTGGCAAGGCGTGGCGAGTTGGGACAAGGTAAACGCCAGGCCAAAGCTTGGCGGATTCCGTCAACAGTGCGAATTCATCGTCTGGGGATCGAAAGGGAAAGCTCCCGGCATCGGCGTCAGCCTGCCAGGCTCTTTTCGCGTTTCGCTGGTAAGCGGTGCCAAACGAGTTCATGCCGCGCAGAAGCCTGTCGAACTGATCAGCGAGGTATGCCGCTGCACGATGCACCATGACGCCCCCAAGATTCTCGACCCATTCGCCGGAAGCGGGACGACACTGTTGGCGGCTCGTGGTCTTGGCATTCAGGCGGTCGGTGTGGAGCAGAGCTCTGAGATTGCTGCACTGGCCGTGAATCGCATAAAGACGGAGATTCCGTAA